One stretch of Daphnia pulicaria isolate SC F1-1A chromosome 6, SC_F0-13Bv2, whole genome shotgun sequence DNA includes these proteins:
- the LOC124343166 gene encoding uncharacterized protein LOC124343166 isoform X2, which translates to MNCQLPHNIWRSRTFERKGYHDRDATNEDQFNFDSYITCPRISFLENGLLRNNTVENWPDLMDLDEHITLPTPLLPPNASVKCGRDPVVRSVNKKDELNHFLFKETLAHECRLLIRNSKGEINLSTLKNNWKKFIKRTEIPEPERNLVTIMDRYGCDEPPTETYAGGNLAIVWLENERYLVHSAMEPFDCQMYLTRMTADDMKNHPLESVSTKTPFNDGTVYQIAVPRQSGCWDPSFQQQNDPLFATRQFHTTRLWKVEQRETGSLPIITNVQECSDPSSIVRYVEFNQFDCGEFCELRSQEIKISERGLLKYQKAVYKKYDSCMYVNHKILLFSSSRTLDLLDVRCRNTENIEPIFSIDDQGMRLFYNMPPLETIVSCSASSRDNVYLISTGKSLLVWDIRCGSRLLHRAEHLLESPPDWISTVQLGPDKDWIFLDSQNPASSGMVGLSWNNQENCLDLMNDLPVVSVEFEPRIRWSVLDTFGAIQQRGLGLDWSIQNRFKQMRSGIACDKDSDGTIQIWQCTVAGDLFSQQLNPSKRIGPSQQKATHLFFTQLSDWTEAVEQIEELNASLSQNLFDQTEECDAEKLKDNIQKTSEEVEEENFGSFHMPAIFNHKYTSMPDVLEMDCPEDKTRNIDGQGAGLNKEWIEERNPGPCSQNFLSDDTFALDFQDDLISSTPFQPMQKTHGAAPLPGFLISSTPAIRAVKPNCFPSPKRNLTSTPFRHQTPQTWNAPSQYQAPQNWDAPSQHQTPQNWNAPSQHQTPQNWNAPSQHQTPQNWNAPSQRKSVKRTQEWDF; encoded by the exons ATGAATTGCCAATTGCCCCACAATATATGGAGATCTCGTACATTTGAGAGAAAAGGCTACCACGATCGTGATGCAACTAATGAGGATCAGTTTAATTTTGATTCCTATATTACCTGTCCAAGAATCAGTTTCTTAGAAAATGGTCTCTTGCGTAACAATACAGTAGAGAACTGGCCTGATTTGATGGATTTGGATGAACACATTACACTGCCTACACCATTGCTACCACCTAATGCTTCTGTAAAATGTGGAAGAG ATCCTGTTGTAcgaagtgtaaacaaaaaggatGAGCTCAATCACTTTTTATTCAAAGAGACTCTTGCACATGAATGCAGACTGCTCATTAGAAACAGCAAAGGCGAAATTAATCTAAGtacattaaaaaacaattggaaaaagTTTATCAAGAGAACTGAAATTCCTGAACCTGAAAGAAATTTAGTAACAATTATGGACAGATATGGATGTGATGAG cCTCCAACAGAAACATATGCAGGTGGAAATTTAGCTATTGTGTGGTTGGAAAATGAAAGATATTTAGTACACTCAGCGATGGAACCATTTGATTGTCAGATGT ATTTGACTCGAATGACGGCAGATGATATGAAGAATCATCCCTTGGAATCCGTGAGTACAAAAACCCCATTCAATGATGGAACGGTGTACCAAATAGCTGTTCCCCGCCAAAGTGGTTGTTGGGATCCATCTTTTCAGCAGCAAAACG ATCCTCTATTTGCGACACGTCAGTTTCATACGACACGATTGTGGAAGGTTGAACAGAGGGAAACGGGAAGTCTGCCCATCATTACCAATGTGCAAGAGTGTTCCGACCCGTCTTCTATTGTGCGTTACGTCGAATTCAATCAGTTTGATTGTGGAGAGTTTTGTGAGTTGCGCTCTCAAGAAATTAAGATTTCGGAAAGAGG GTTATTAAAATATCAAAAGGCAGTGTATAAAAAGTACGATAGTTGTATGTACGTGAACCATAAGATACTTCTCTTTAGTTCCAGTCGTACGCTTGACTTACTCGATGTCCGGTGTAGAAATACAGAGAATATAGAGCCTATTTTCTCCATTGATGATCAAGGAATGCGGTTGTTTTATAACATGCCTCCACTCGAAACAATTGTTAGTTGTTCAGCAAGCTCTCGTGATAAC GTTTATCTCATATCTACCGGGAAATCACTTCTAGTCTGGGATATAAGATGTGGAAGCCGCCTACTACATCGGGCGGAACACCTACTTGAAAGCCCTCCCGATTGGATTTCGACTGTTCAACTCGGCCCTGATAAAGATTGGATTTTCCTCGACTCTCAGAACCCTGCTTCATCTGGAATGGTCGGTCTGAGCTGGAACAACCAAGAAAATTGTCTAGATTTAATGAACGATTTGCCGGTTGTTTCTGTTGAATTTGAACCGAGAATACGTTGGAGTGTCCTCGACACCTTTGGAGCTATCCAGCAACGAGGTCTAGGACTCGATTGGTCAATCCAAAATCGTTTTAAGCAAATGCGGAGTGGAATTGCTTGTGACAAAGATAGTGATGGAACAATTCAAATCTGGCAGTGTACTGTTGCCGGTGACTTATTTTCTCAGCAGTTGAACCCAAGTAAAAGAATAGGACCTAGTCAGCAAAAAGCTACGCATCTATTCTTCACTCAGCTGAGCGATTGGACCGAAGCTGTTGAGCAGATTGAGGAATTGAACGCCTCGTTATCACAAAATCTATTTGATCAAACCGAAGAGTGTGACGCAGAAAAACTTAAAGACA ATATACAGAAAACTTCAGAagaagtggaagaagaaaactttggGAGTTTCCATATGCCGGCAATATTTAATCACAAATATACTTCAATGCCTGACGTCCTTGAAATGGACTGTCCTGAGGACAAAACACGAAACATTGATGGGCAAGGCGCAGGTCTCAACAAGGAGTGGATTGAAGAAAGAAATCCTGGGCCATGTTCCCAGAATTTTTTATCAGATGACACGTTCGCGTTAGATTTCCAGGATGACCTCATCTCATCTACACCCTTTCAACCGATGCAAAAGACACACGGGGCTGCACCTTTACCTGGCTTTCTCATATCTTCAACCCCTGCAATACGCGCAGTCAAACCCAATTGTTTTCCTTCGCCTAAGCGTAATCTTACCTCGACTCCATTTCGACACCAAACCCCTCAAACCTGGAACGCTCCATCTCAGTATCAAGCCCCTCAAAACTGGGACGCTCCATCTCAGCATCAAACGCCTCAAAACTGGAACGCTCCATCTCAGCATCAAACCCCTCAAAACTGGAACGCTCCATCTCAGCATCAAACCCCTCAAAACTGGAACGCTCCATCTCAGCGAAAAAGTGTTAAAAGGACTCAGGAATGGGACTTTTAA
- the LOC124343166 gene encoding uncharacterized protein LOC124343166 isoform X1 — protein MNCQLPHNIWRSRTFERKGYHDRDATNEDQFNFDSYITCPRISFLENGLLRNNTVENWPDLMDLDEHITLPTPLLPPNASVKCGRDPVVRSVNKKDELNHFLFKETLAHECRLLIRNSKGEINLSTLKNNWKKFIKRTEIPEPERNLVTIMDRYGCDEPPTETYAGGNLAIVWLENERYLVHSAMEPFDCQMYLTRMTADDMKNHPLESVSTKTPFNDGTVYQIAVPRQSGCWDPSFQQQNEDPLFATRQFHTTRLWKVEQRETGSLPIITNVQECSDPSSIVRYVEFNQFDCGEFCELRSQEIKISERGLLKYQKAVYKKYDSCMYVNHKILLFSSSRTLDLLDVRCRNTENIEPIFSIDDQGMRLFYNMPPLETIVSCSASSRDNVYLISTGKSLLVWDIRCGSRLLHRAEHLLESPPDWISTVQLGPDKDWIFLDSQNPASSGMVGLSWNNQENCLDLMNDLPVVSVEFEPRIRWSVLDTFGAIQQRGLGLDWSIQNRFKQMRSGIACDKDSDGTIQIWQCTVAGDLFSQQLNPSKRIGPSQQKATHLFFTQLSDWTEAVEQIEELNASLSQNLFDQTEECDAEKLKDNIQKTSEEVEEENFGSFHMPAIFNHKYTSMPDVLEMDCPEDKTRNIDGQGAGLNKEWIEERNPGPCSQNFLSDDTFALDFQDDLISSTPFQPMQKTHGAAPLPGFLISSTPAIRAVKPNCFPSPKRNLTSTPFRHQTPQTWNAPSQYQAPQNWDAPSQHQTPQNWNAPSQHQTPQNWNAPSQHQTPQNWNAPSQRKSVKRTQEWDF, from the exons ATGAATTGCCAATTGCCCCACAATATATGGAGATCTCGTACATTTGAGAGAAAAGGCTACCACGATCGTGATGCAACTAATGAGGATCAGTTTAATTTTGATTCCTATATTACCTGTCCAAGAATCAGTTTCTTAGAAAATGGTCTCTTGCGTAACAATACAGTAGAGAACTGGCCTGATTTGATGGATTTGGATGAACACATTACACTGCCTACACCATTGCTACCACCTAATGCTTCTGTAAAATGTGGAAGAG ATCCTGTTGTAcgaagtgtaaacaaaaaggatGAGCTCAATCACTTTTTATTCAAAGAGACTCTTGCACATGAATGCAGACTGCTCATTAGAAACAGCAAAGGCGAAATTAATCTAAGtacattaaaaaacaattggaaaaagTTTATCAAGAGAACTGAAATTCCTGAACCTGAAAGAAATTTAGTAACAATTATGGACAGATATGGATGTGATGAG cCTCCAACAGAAACATATGCAGGTGGAAATTTAGCTATTGTGTGGTTGGAAAATGAAAGATATTTAGTACACTCAGCGATGGAACCATTTGATTGTCAGATGT ATTTGACTCGAATGACGGCAGATGATATGAAGAATCATCCCTTGGAATCCGTGAGTACAAAAACCCCATTCAATGATGGAACGGTGTACCAAATAGCTGTTCCCCGCCAAAGTGGTTGTTGGGATCCATCTTTTCAGCAGCAAAACG AAGATCCTCTATTTGCGACACGTCAGTTTCATACGACACGATTGTGGAAGGTTGAACAGAGGGAAACGGGAAGTCTGCCCATCATTACCAATGTGCAAGAGTGTTCCGACCCGTCTTCTATTGTGCGTTACGTCGAATTCAATCAGTTTGATTGTGGAGAGTTTTGTGAGTTGCGCTCTCAAGAAATTAAGATTTCGGAAAGAGG GTTATTAAAATATCAAAAGGCAGTGTATAAAAAGTACGATAGTTGTATGTACGTGAACCATAAGATACTTCTCTTTAGTTCCAGTCGTACGCTTGACTTACTCGATGTCCGGTGTAGAAATACAGAGAATATAGAGCCTATTTTCTCCATTGATGATCAAGGAATGCGGTTGTTTTATAACATGCCTCCACTCGAAACAATTGTTAGTTGTTCAGCAAGCTCTCGTGATAAC GTTTATCTCATATCTACCGGGAAATCACTTCTAGTCTGGGATATAAGATGTGGAAGCCGCCTACTACATCGGGCGGAACACCTACTTGAAAGCCCTCCCGATTGGATTTCGACTGTTCAACTCGGCCCTGATAAAGATTGGATTTTCCTCGACTCTCAGAACCCTGCTTCATCTGGAATGGTCGGTCTGAGCTGGAACAACCAAGAAAATTGTCTAGATTTAATGAACGATTTGCCGGTTGTTTCTGTTGAATTTGAACCGAGAATACGTTGGAGTGTCCTCGACACCTTTGGAGCTATCCAGCAACGAGGTCTAGGACTCGATTGGTCAATCCAAAATCGTTTTAAGCAAATGCGGAGTGGAATTGCTTGTGACAAAGATAGTGATGGAACAATTCAAATCTGGCAGTGTACTGTTGCCGGTGACTTATTTTCTCAGCAGTTGAACCCAAGTAAAAGAATAGGACCTAGTCAGCAAAAAGCTACGCATCTATTCTTCACTCAGCTGAGCGATTGGACCGAAGCTGTTGAGCAGATTGAGGAATTGAACGCCTCGTTATCACAAAATCTATTTGATCAAACCGAAGAGTGTGACGCAGAAAAACTTAAAGACA ATATACAGAAAACTTCAGAagaagtggaagaagaaaactttggGAGTTTCCATATGCCGGCAATATTTAATCACAAATATACTTCAATGCCTGACGTCCTTGAAATGGACTGTCCTGAGGACAAAACACGAAACATTGATGGGCAAGGCGCAGGTCTCAACAAGGAGTGGATTGAAGAAAGAAATCCTGGGCCATGTTCCCAGAATTTTTTATCAGATGACACGTTCGCGTTAGATTTCCAGGATGACCTCATCTCATCTACACCCTTTCAACCGATGCAAAAGACACACGGGGCTGCACCTTTACCTGGCTTTCTCATATCTTCAACCCCTGCAATACGCGCAGTCAAACCCAATTGTTTTCCTTCGCCTAAGCGTAATCTTACCTCGACTCCATTTCGACACCAAACCCCTCAAACCTGGAACGCTCCATCTCAGTATCAAGCCCCTCAAAACTGGGACGCTCCATCTCAGCATCAAACGCCTCAAAACTGGAACGCTCCATCTCAGCATCAAACCCCTCAAAACTGGAACGCTCCATCTCAGCATCAAACCCCTCAAAACTGGAACGCTCCATCTCAGCGAAAAAGTGTTAAAAGGACTCAGGAATGGGACTTTTAA
- the LOC124343344 gene encoding 39S ribosomal protein L35, mitochondrial-like yields the protein MFTLKNVIQSAFRLTNFSPISKNVVSVKDKIVLPSTSRFFSGSSESTFRCVQYPSINATPSILSSISPLLQNLSLTTPSLQQTRSVTKWSLKKGKRKTVKAVVSRFYRLGWGAWIRPMVGHSKRHWSKTAKRKIRGEKHVFCNATQSTLLDKMVTKYWRKRRFYVDDMYESYHQREEYPSSAVKPH from the exons atgtttactttgaaaaatgttattcaatCGGCTTTTCGATTGACGAATTTTTcaccaatttctaaaaatgtcGTTTCAGTCAAAGACAAAATTGTGTTGCCTAGcacatcaagatttttttcGGGTTCGTCAGAATCAACTTTTCGGTGTGTCCAATACCCTTCCATAAATGCTACTCCAAGTATATTATCATCTATTTCCCCATTGCTTCAAAATCTGTCATT AACTACTCCCTCTTTGCAGCAAACCCGATCAGTTACAAAATGGTCACtcaaaaaaggaaagcgcAAAACAGTTAAAGCTGTTGTTTCTAGGTTCTATCGTTTAGGATG GGGTGCATGGATAAGACCAATGGTGGGACACAGTAAACGTCACTGGAGCAAAACAGCAAAAAGGAAGATTCGGGGTGAAAAGCATGTATTTTGTAATGCTACCCAGTCAACTCTTCTTGACAAAATGGTAACGAAATACTGGAGAAAGAGACGGTTTTACGTTGATGATATGTACGAGTCGTATCATCAGCGAGAAGAGTATCCTTCAAGTGCTGTTAAACCTCATTGA
- the LOC124343270 gene encoding eukaryotic initiation factor 4A-III, which yields MESKGRRVVQQLPDDLTNIEFETSEDVNVIPTFDSMGLREDLLRGIYAYGFEKPSAIQQRAIAPVIKGRDVIAQAQSGTGKTATFSISILQSLEIQTRETQILVLSPTRELAVQIQKVILALGDYMNVQCHACIGGTNVGEDVRKLDYGQHIVSGTPGRVFDMIRRRTLRTRSIKMLVLDEADEMLNKGFKEQIYDVYRYLPPATQVVLLSATLPHEILEMTSKFMTDPIRILVKRDELTLEGIKQFFVAVEREEWKFDTLCDLYDTLTITQAVIFCNTKRKVDWLTEKMREANFTVSSMHGDMPQKERDTIMKEFRNGQSRVLITTDVWARGIDVQQVSLVINYDLPNNRELYIHRIGRSGRFGRKGVAINFVKNDDIRILRDIEQYYATQVDEMPMNVADLI from the exons ATGGAGTCTAAAGGCAGACGTGTTGTCCAACAGTTGCCGGATGATTTAACtaatattgaatttgaaacgaGTGAAGATGTCAATGTTATTCCCACATTTGACAGCATGGGCCTCCGTGAAGACCTGCTAAGAGGAATTTACGCTTATG GATTTGAAAAACCATCAGCTATTCAGCAGAGAGCAATTGCCCCAGTAATCAAGGGGAGAGACGTTATTGCCCAAGCCCAATCCGGTACTGGCAAAACAGccacattttcaatttcaattcttcAGAGTCTTGAAATTCAAACAAGAGAAACTCAAATATTGGTTTTAAGCCCCACTCGAGAGTTggcagtccaaattcagaaA GTTATTCTGGCTCTTGGTGATTACATGAATGTTCAATGCCATGCGTGTATCGGCGGCACTAATGTTGGAGAGGATGTTCGAAAATTGGACTACGGTCAGCACATTGTTTCTGGAACCCCCGGACGTGTATTTG ATATGATTCGCCGACGTACACTAAGGACACGTTCAATTAAAATGTTGGTCCTGGATGAAGCCGATGAAATGTTAAATAAAGGGTTCAAGGAGCAAATTTACGATGTCTACCGTTACCTTCCTCCAGCAACACAA GTGGTTCTTCTTTCAGCCACATTGCCTCATGAAATCTTGGAGATGACCAGCAAATTCATGACAGATCCCATTCGCATTTTAGTCAAACG TGATGAGTTGACACTCGAAGGAATCAAACAGTTCTTTGTCGCTGTCGAAAGAGAAGAATGGAAGTTTGACACGTTGTGCGATCTGTACGACACACTGACAATCACGCAGGCGGTTATCTTTTGTAATACTAAACGCAAG GTTGACTGGTTGACGGAGAAAATGCGTGAAGCGAATTTTACCGTTTCTTCAATGCACGGAGACATGCCTCAAAAAGAGCGTGATACTATTATGAAAGAATTCCGTAATGGCCAGAG CCGAGTTCTTATTACAACTGACGTTTGGGCTCGTGGTATTGATGTTCAACAAGTTTCGTTGGTCATTAACTACGATCTCCCTAACAACCGTGAGTTGTACATCCATCGTATCGGTCGTTCTGGCCGATTCGGACGTAAAGGTGTTGCAATTAACTTTGTCAAGAATGACGATATCCGTATTCTCCGTGATATCGAACAGTACTATGCTACACAGGTTGACGAAATGCCCATgaatg TGGCTGACCTCATTTAA
- the LOC124343308 gene encoding ATP synthase mitochondrial F1 complex assembly factor 2-like, producing the protein MSFSTNNLIRFGSGTSNLLRILGNNQIGAGNGVTSRSIQLSSGDQSSLGSQTRKRFYKKVSTVQSNKDFEIILDNRKLKTPAGSVFRVSSEPLALAVANEWDAQEEKILVSSMHLTSLVNTILDNPNKLRKQDIVSHILTYLDNDTLLCREEGNSEWSSEQTKEWDPLVDWFNQRYGTNVESSSAITGPCLPIEARDVLQKHLHSYDFWTLNGLMFAVESVKSLILALACVDRHLTVEESVRLATLETNFQTRQWGRVEWAHDVDNFNVQSRFAASILFVHLTSSSSSIENKFKK; encoded by the exons ATGTCTTTTTCAACTAATAATTTAATACGTTTTGGCTCCGGCACTTCTAATTTATTGAGAATACTTGGTAATAATCAAATAGGAGCTGGAAACGGTGTTACTAGTCGATCCATTCAATTGTCGTCAGGAGATCAATCATCTTTGg GTTCACAAACTCGCAAAAGATTTTACAAAAAAGTCAGCACTGTCCAATCAaataaagattttgaaataattcttgacaatagaaaactTAAAACTCCTGCAGGTAGTGTATTTCGTGTTTCCAGTGAACCATTAGCTCTAGCTGTTGCTAATGAATGGGATGCccaggaagaaaaaattttagtaTCGTCAATGCATCTT ACATCTCTTGTTAACACCATCCTGGATAATCCCAACAAATTACGAAAACAAGATATTGTCAGTCACATTCTTACCTACCTAGACAATGATACACTTTTGTGCAGGGAAGAG GGTAACTCTGAATGGTCAtctgaacaaacaaaagagtGGGATCCATTGGTTGACTGGTTTAATCAAag ATATGGTACGAATGTTGAGTCTTCAAGTGCCATCACCGGTCCGTGTTTACCCATAGAAGCAAGAGATGTTCTTCAAAAGCATTTGCACTCATATGATTTTTGGACTCTTAACGGGCTAATGTTTGCTGTAGAATCAGTGAAATCGCTGATTTTAGCTCTTGCTTGTGTCGATCGACATCTTACTGTGGAAGAAAGCGTTCGGTTGGCCACTCTCGAAACCAATTTTCAA ACTCGACAGTGGGGCCGTGTAGAGTGGGCTCATGATGTCGATAACTTCAATGTGCAATCTCGCTTTGCAGCTTCTATCCTATTTGTACATCTTACATCAAGTTCTTCatcaattgaaaacaaattcaagaaataa
- the LOC124343377 gene encoding transmembrane protein 203-like: protein MFFSLKETTRLLGLTPIEIWLHIVGFTVFSIFFVLKAESVVTFNWWLVFSPLFAADGVHCYFVYVVLLRMLLAGMYKAAPLRALWSCTILGLHFAFKFLLCKKLNGQLSMDYAEILAPVMIMLQLFMIRACQIH from the coding sequence atgtttttctccTTGAAAGAAACAACTCGCCTGCTGGGCCTTACTCCTATAGAGATATGGCTCCATATTGTTGGATTTACTgtattctcaattttttttgtattgaagGCTGAATCTGTTGTGACCTTTAACTGGTGGTTAGTGTTTTCTCCTTTATTTGCTGCTGATGGTGTACATTGCTATTTTGTTTATGTGGTGCTTTTAAGGATGCTTCTTGCAGGGATGTATAAGGCAGCTCCATTGAGAGCTTTGTGGAGTTGTACCATTCTTGGTTTACATTTTgctttcaaatttcttctttgcaaAAAACTGAATGGGCAGTTGTCAATGGATTATGCTGAGATTTTAGCCCCTGTTATGATTATGCTCCAACTCTTCATGATAAGGGCTTGTCAAATACACTGA
- the LOC124343360 gene encoding ribonuclease P protein subunit p20-like gives MSEGTNDSATGVRQEQVPNSKKIRYDPEEYKLRKRLPARLPSRSNDVYVNNKTDFKAQLARCFKCLETESSVHIHGLGAAAPKAINLALQLQLKSNTPLEISVNTSTVHLIDDFEPQYDSGDFYSKERQNSAVIIKVYKLLNMDMNGK, from the exons ATGTCAGAGGGGACGAACGATTCCGCGACAGGTGTCAGACAAGAGCAGGTACCAAACTCTAAAAAAATACGCTACGATCCAGAAGAATACAAACTGAGAAAACGATTGCCAGCTCGGCTTCCGTCACGATCAAACGACGTGTATGTCAACAATAAAACAGATTTCAAGGCTCAACTCGCTCGCTGTTTCAAATGTTTAGAAACTGAATCAAGTGTTCATATTCATGGTCTGGGAGCAGCAGCTCCTAAAGCAATAAATCTAGCATTGCAACTCCAGCTGAAATCAAACACTCCTCTAGAAATTTCAGTAAATACATCAACAGTTCACTTGATTG ATGACTTTGAGCCTCAATACGATTCTGGAGATTTCTACTCTAAAGAAAGGCAGAATTCTGCAGTCATCATTAAAGTTTACAAATTGTTGAACATGGACatgaatggaaaataa
- the LOC124343210 gene encoding malonyl-CoA decarboxylase, mitochondrial-like gives MVLNIGKIVAAKTLHRNIWFQGRPKKASLNQEGTVMSRIALIYPKLAIFRSRTQLTSSASTARNCDLMKNPSFNTQLNVVLMSLNNIQLTQVNTFSSNSVSNPGVQTASTLIQKDLFELASKALLELQESKNSSSLVVEKKAHVFCDLYRTLQHSEKSLILNQFASIWSGKQNTTLNSVKKYLTAQEKGDEAMIKAEDNLRNTLAVEQNWMLSILARQEGGIKFLIDIRADVLEQIESPDATNAVVLRSLSNAIRDLIAPCFGIDMLQLDRVTWSSPGSLLQHVSEGEAVHPMRSWSDLKKRLGPYRRCFILLHPALPKKPLAILHVALTNEISNNIHAIITRNLSQSFDSETDGSRLADIGVEDIDRVNTAIFYSISSTQKGLAGIDLGQSLIKRALRELQTEIPSLQQHSTLSPIPGFRSWLLQQLRETERGRKTVLTDFNWGTALQLINSTKENPLGMLRSLLVDSSWMREEAKAKLLENPLMRLCAHYLFVEKRRGFALDSVANFHLRNGAMMWRLNWASDLSPRGLKNSFGLMMNYRYYVDACEKYSQLYAEKQHIESSEQIRLLSGVSNSSAASQISHL, from the exons ATGGTTTTGAATATTGGGAAAATAGTTGCAGCCAAAACCTTACATCGTAACATATGGTTCCAAGGTCGGCCAAAAAAAG CGTCTTTGAACCAGGAAGGAACAGTTATGAGTCGCATAGCTTTGATTTATCCCAAGCTAGCAATCTTTAGAAGCCGGACACAACTGACTTCAAGTGCATCAACTGCAAGAAACTGTGATCTGATGAAGAATCCATCATTCAATACCCAACTCAATGTTGTGTTGATGAGTCTCAACAACATTCAACTAACACAAGTAAACACATTTTCAAGCAACTCGGTATCAAACCCAGGTGTCCAAACAGCAAGTACTCTCATTCAAAAAGATCTTTTTGAGCTTGCTTCAAAAGCTTTATTGGAATTGCAAGAATCGAAAAACAGCAGTAGTCTTGTTGTGGAG aaaaaagCGCATGTTTTCTGTGATTTATATCGAACATTGCAGCATTCCGAAAAAAGTCTAATTCTAAATCAGTTTGCCTCAATATGGAGTGGCAAACAAAACACTACTCTCAATTCAGTGAAAAAATATCTTACTGCACAG GAAAAGGGTGATGAAGCGATGATCAAAGCCGAAGATAACTTACGCAACACACTTGCCGTTGAACAGAATTGGATGTTATCCATTTTAGCGAGACAAGAGGGCGGCATTAAGTTTCTTATAGATATACGAGCGGATGTGCTG gAACAAATCGAGTCACCAGATGCAACCAATGCGGTTGTTTTGAGGTCTTTGAGCAATGCCATCCGTGATCTAATTGCCCCATGCTTCGGAATTGATATGCTTCAACTGGACCGCGTTACCTGGTCTTCCCCAGGTAGTCTACTGCAACATGTTTCCGAAGGCGAAGCAGTTCATCCCATGCGGAGCTGGTCCGACCTTAAGAAACGCCTCGGTCCTTATCGGCGATGTTTCATTCTTTTACATCCTGCTTTACCAAAGAAACCATTGGCCATTTTGCACGTCGCATTGACAAACGAGATATCTAACAACATTCACGCAATTATTACGCGGAATTTGAGCCAGTCATTCGATTCCGAGACAGATGGTTCCAGGTTGGCAgatattggtgttgaagatatAGATCGTGTAAACACAGCAATATTTTACAGCATCAGCTCAACTCAAAAGGGCCTCGCA ggGATAGATTTAGGTCAATCTTTGATAAAAAGAGCTCTTCGGGAGTTACAAACGGAAATTCCATCTCTACAGCAACATTCAACGCTTTCTCCCATACCGGGCTTCCGGTCTTGGCTGCTTCAGCAGCTTCGGGAAACTGAACGTGGGCGAAAAACAGTTTTAACTGATTTTAATTGGGGTACGGCTCTTCAGTTAATTAACAGTACCAAAGAAAATCCGCTCGGGATGCTCCGCAGTTTGTTAGTCGATAGTTCATGGATGAGGGAAGAAGCGAAAGCTAAATTGCTGGAAAATCCCTTAATGCGTCTCTGTGCTCATTATCTGTTTGTGGAGAAGAGGCGAGGTTTCGCATTGGACAGTGTTG CTAATTTTCATTTGCGGAATGGAGCGATGATGTGGAGA CTGAATTGGGCATCCGACCTTTCGCCAAGAGGcctaaaaaattcatttgggCTGATGATGAACTATAG GTATTATGTGGATGCTTGTGAAAAATATAGTCAACTGTATGCTGAAAAACAGCATATCGAGTCTTCAGAGCAAATTCGTCTCCTTTCGGGAGTTTCCAACTCGTCAGCAGCTAGCCAAATTTCTCATTTGTGA